The DNA sequence GAGCTGGGTCTCTAGTTCCTTAACGTTCCCGATGAGGCGCTTTTCCTCCTGCAGATCCAAGGAGGTGGTGGCGATTTTCCATTCTATCGCTTCGAGTTCCTGCTTGAGGTCCCGTTGGCTGATGCGGGGCAGGTTCTTTTTTAGCGCCTCGATTTTCTCGTTTAAGGCGTTAACTTCATCCATGATGGGGGCTACGTTAACTCGGACTGCATCTCGCTGCGCCTTGAGCTCTTTAACCTTCTCGTTTAGAGCATCCCGCTCGACTTTAAGCTGATTGACTTCTTCACGGGTTTTACGAACCTTCTCGTGAAGCTGGTCTCTTTTCTCTATGAACTTTTTGATCTGTTCGTTAGTCTCTCGGGTATTCTCTTTAAGCTTATCGATCTGGACGTTGATGTTGCTTATTTGGCTGGGATTTTGTTTCTCGGTCAAACGTTAGCCTTCTAATTGGGAAGTTATTACTATGGTTGTTACACTCGAATTTATATTGGTTGCTTTTGTATGCTAAGTAAAACCCATAGTAACATGGTTTGCAGAGTCTATAAATCTTAAAATAGCTGCTCTAACCATGATTGGGGTGAAGTGGAAACATGACGTATAATTACGATGACCTGCTTAAACGCGCCTGCGAGCAGATGCCCGAGGTACAGGCTAAAAAAGAGCGGCTTGAGTTACCCCGCATAATGATTCAAACCGTCGGGATGCGTACAATTATCAACAACTTCAAGGAAATATCCGATGCTCTTGACCGTGACCCCCAGCACCTACTCAAGTTCCTCACCCGTGAGATGGCCACCGCTGCAACCTTCCATGATTCACGCGCCATTTTCCAAGGGAAATTCAGAGCCGACAGCTTTGAGCGTCTACTGCAAAGATACATGGAAGGCTATGT is a window from the Candidatus Bathyarchaeota archaeon genome containing:
- a CDS encoding translation initiation factor IF-2 subunit beta, which translates into the protein MTYNYDDLLKRACEQMPEVQAKKERLELPRIMIQTVGMRTIINNFKEISDALDRDPQHLLKFLTREMATAATFHDSRAIFQGKFRADSFERLLQRYMEGYVVCPVCKRPDTKIVKEKRLAFLVCNACGAKSAIKQL